Proteins co-encoded in one Ooceraea biroi isolate clonal line C1 chromosome 9, Obir_v5.4, whole genome shotgun sequence genomic window:
- the LOC113562532 gene encoding geranylgeranyl pyrophosphate synthase-like, translated as MKSTFSFLRFFQNEVKTSISLKDFLFLIYHPLHAPEVWTFKFGTPCILHFYLVCFHFQAAKIFAEQLLELHRGQGMEIYWRDHFICPSEADYKTMIRKKTGGLFTLVVRLMQLFSSYKEDFSTLITNLGLYFQIRDDYCNLCLSEYTETKSYCEDLTEGKFSFPIIHALTTNPDDRQIRNILRQRPKEIEVKRHCVQLLEKFGSFEYTRRALEEWDAKTRIEIERLGGNPLLKKILDSLKNWN; from the exons ATGaaatctacgttttcttttttgcgatttttccaaaacgaagtaaaaacgagcatatctctaaaggactttttatttttgatttatcatcccctacacgctcccgaagtttggacatttaaattcgggacaccctgtattttacacttttatcTTGTATGCTTCCACTTTCAGGCAGCAAAAATATTTGCGGAGCAATTATTGGAACTTCACAGGGGACAAGGAATGGAAATTTATTGGAGGGACCATTTCATCTGTCCGAGTGAGGCTGACTACAAAACTATGATaagaaaaa AGACTGGTGGGCTTTTCACTCTGGTGGTAAGATTAATGCAACTATTTTCATCTTACAAAGAAGACTTTTCGACGCTGATAACTAATTTAGGATTATATTTCCAAATACGCGACGATTATTGCAATTTGTGTCTTAGTGAA TACACAGAAACTAAGAGTTACTGCGAGGATTTAACTGAAGGAAAATTCAGCTTTCCGATTATCCATGCGCTTACAACCAATCCCGACGATAGGCAAATAAGAA ATATTCTGAGACAACGACCCAAAGAGATCGAAGTGAAACGTCACTGCGTTCAATTGTTGGAGAAGTTTGGCTCTTTTGAGTATACGAGAAGAGCGCTCGAAGAATGGGATGCAAAAACGAGGATTGAAATTGAACGTCTTGGTGGAAATCcgctcttgaaaaaaattttagacAGCCTGAAAAACTGGAACTAA